CCGCTCGTTTCCTTGTCGATCCTGTGCACGACGTAGGCCGTTCCCAGTTCCTCGGAGAGGATGGCATCGAGACTCTTAAGATCGTGCCGGATCCGGTCAGGAAGGACGAGCAGGTTCGCTGGCTTGTTCAGAACGAGCAGTTGATCATCCTCATGGACAATCTCCGACCCCGTCGATTCCAGCCGCCATTTCAGTTTGCGGTGCATGATAAGGATCAAAATAGAATATCGGCAAGACATTTACAAGCCGGACCCCCGGCGCATTCGTTTCGGCACGACGCTCGTTTGAAACTCACTCTATTTTCACCTACATTCACCTTGAGAGGAATACTCTTAGCTCCATAGACTTTAGGTACTTCGGTGAGCCGTAATGAGATGGGACCTGCCTGCAGGCTCTCTACGAGTTTCGCAATTGCGTCGGGGGGTTCTGAACACTCCACCGGCAAGTACACAATCGACAATCCTCAATCGCAATTCGACAATTGAGAAAACTACCTCTTTCGTTTTACCAGCGCCCGACGCTGACAGTGGCCAGAGAGCTGCTCGGCAAATGCATCGTTCGGCACCACAAAGGCATGAGGCTGATCGGCAGGATTGTCGAAACCGAGGCGTACCGGGGAGCACTCGATCCGGCAGCTCATACGTTCAGGGGCAAAACGAAGCGCAACGAGGTGATGTACTGGGGGGGGAGGACGTCTCTATATCTACTTCACGTACGGCATGCACTTCTGCGCCAATGTTGTCACAGGGAGAAAAGAAAGCGG
This genomic window from Ignavibacteriales bacterium contains:
- a CDS encoding DNA-3-methyladenine glycosylase, whose product is MARELLGKCIVRHHKGMRLIGRIVETEAYRGALDPAAHTFRGKTKRNEVMYWGGRTSLYLLHVRHALLRQCCHREKRKRRSGFDPGN